A single Leptolyngbya sp. FACHB-261 DNA region contains:
- a CDS encoding phycobiliprotein lyase gives MLSFEEFFVACSGVWTTERTYHYLTTGEVERSYTEFRADPLALEQKQQILQATAHTSDPSASAAQGSALHKFDDAPGFAISFETRSEKGEEVSMQLRALFLPATDPIPGQEIRGEYLRDKGYSETGAIIGQFYYRPERQALEMTTAYSRSISVDQMRFVRPDLRLRTIITYERPPEGQLPSLVQLVGFGVERKQAA, from the coding sequence ATGCTGAGCTTTGAGGAGTTTTTTGTTGCCTGCTCCGGTGTTTGGACTACGGAGCGTACTTATCACTACCTGACTACAGGTGAGGTTGAGCGCTCCTACACTGAGTTCCGCGCTGATCCCCTAGCTCTTGAGCAAAAACAGCAAATTCTGCAGGCAACAGCTCACACATCAGATCCATCAGCCAGTGCTGCACAAGGCTCAGCACTACACAAGTTTGATGACGCCCCTGGCTTTGCCATTTCTTTCGAAACGCGTTCGGAGAAAGGAGAAGAGGTATCTATGCAATTACGAGCGCTTTTTTTGCCAGCTACTGACCCAATTCCAGGTCAGGAAATCCGGGGTGAATACTTGCGGGACAAAGGATACAGCGAAACAGGTGCAATTATTGGCCAGTTTTACTATCGACCAGAGCGCCAAGCCTTGGAGATGACAACGGCCTATAGCCGCTCGATATCAGTAGACCAAATGCGTTTTGTGCGTCCTGATCTGCGCTTGCGCACGATTATTACTTATGAACGTCCGCCTGAGGGGCAGCTGCCCTCCCTTGTTCAACTAGTAGGCTTTGGGGTGGAGCGTAAGCAGGCGGCTTAA